In Pocillopora verrucosa isolate sample1 chromosome 13, ASM3666991v2, whole genome shotgun sequence, one genomic interval encodes:
- the LOC131773633 gene encoding intraflagellar transport protein 43 homolog A isoform X1: protein MSFRLRGRVSGLQQLNEWTDILLHDLHSSAPSDKNSFESNSHKEDNLKKNKDMAKEIKQGRRAAQITQPQQDAEEDILDAALGDIATENKSAFATIENDQPPPKPSRRQGGWADDTPKEKKKGRRDVETFQEEDERLKIDNSVTQDEDDGDIPVIPDLEDVQEEDMMTQIAAPPSVQVNRVATYKELDSYFQKQSALFNVNLLDGEIDLKLLTNVLSPETEVFEEDKQWEWDRLFTEVASELQSEWNTDKVTEEVEES, encoded by the exons ATGTCTTTTCGCCTAAGAGG GAGAGTTAGTGGATTGCAGCAGCTAAACGAGTGGACTGATATTCTGTTACATGATTTGCACTCTTCTGCACCTTCTGATAAAAATTCCTTTGAATCTAATTCACACAAAGAggacaatttaaagaaaaacaaggacATGGCTAAG GAAATCAAACAGGGGAGGCGGGCTGCACAGATTACCCAACCTCAACAGGATGCTGAGGAGGATATTTTAGATGCAGCTCTCGGAGACATAGCAACTGAAAATAAGAGTGCATTTGCTACCATAGAAAATGATCAG cctccACCAAAACCATCAAGAAGACAGGGAGGCTGGGCAGATGACACACccaaagagaagaagaaagg GAGAAGAGACGTGGAAACCTTCCAAGAAGAAGA TGAAAGACTCAAAATTGATAACTCAGTTACGCAAGATGAGGATGATGGTG ATATTCCTGTCATCCCAGACTTGGAGGATGTTCAAGAAGAGGACATGATGACACAGATTGCAGCCCCACCCAG TGTGCAAGTAAACAGAGTGGCGACCTACAAAGAACTGGACAGTTATTTTCAGAAACAATCAGCGCTCTTTAATGTTAACTTACTG GATGGAGAAATAGACCTCAAACTTCTGACGAACGTTTTGTCACCAGAAACGGAGGTATTTGAG GAAGATAAACAGTGGGAGTGGGACCGACTATTCACTGAAGTTGCGTCTGAGCTGCAAAGTGAGTGGAACACAGACAAAGTAACCGAGGAAGTTGAGGAATCCTAG
- the LOC131773633 gene encoding intraflagellar transport protein 43 homolog A isoform X2: protein MDVFSPKREIKQGRRAAQITQPQQDAEEDILDAALGDIATENKSAFATIENDQPPPKPSRRQGGWADDTPKEKKKGRRDVETFQEEDERLKIDNSVTQDEDDGDIPVIPDLEDVQEEDMMTQIAAPPSVQVNRVATYKELDSYFQKQSALFNVNLLDGEIDLKLLTNVLSPETEVFEEDKQWEWDRLFTEVASELQSEWNTDKVTEEVEES from the exons ATGGATGTCTTTTCGCCTAAGAGG GAAATCAAACAGGGGAGGCGGGCTGCACAGATTACCCAACCTCAACAGGATGCTGAGGAGGATATTTTAGATGCAGCTCTCGGAGACATAGCAACTGAAAATAAGAGTGCATTTGCTACCATAGAAAATGATCAG cctccACCAAAACCATCAAGAAGACAGGGAGGCTGGGCAGATGACACACccaaagagaagaagaaagg GAGAAGAGACGTGGAAACCTTCCAAGAAGAAGA TGAAAGACTCAAAATTGATAACTCAGTTACGCAAGATGAGGATGATGGTG ATATTCCTGTCATCCCAGACTTGGAGGATGTTCAAGAAGAGGACATGATGACACAGATTGCAGCCCCACCCAG TGTGCAAGTAAACAGAGTGGCGACCTACAAAGAACTGGACAGTTATTTTCAGAAACAATCAGCGCTCTTTAATGTTAACTTACTG GATGGAGAAATAGACCTCAAACTTCTGACGAACGTTTTGTCACCAGAAACGGAGGTATTTGAG GAAGATAAACAGTGGGAGTGGGACCGACTATTCACTGAAGTTGCGTCTGAGCTGCAAAGTGAGTGGAACACAGACAAAGTAACCGAGGAAGTTGAGGAATCCTAG